A region from the Cryptosporangium arvum DSM 44712 genome encodes:
- the prmC gene encoding peptide chain release factor N(5)-glutamine methyltransferase — protein sequence MDTLALGPVLAGAVRRLTDAGVASPRFDAEELAAFVLGVPRGRLLLASFDRAAAARYDELVAERARRVPLQHLTGLAGFRHLELAVGPGVFVPRPETELLAGWAVDHAPGSVVVDLCTGSGAIALAVANECPDATVYGVEREELALAWARRNAQTRHAAGDRPITLVHGDATSPDVLAELDGTVDVVVTNPPYVPDGSTVSPEVAEHDPAAALWGGPDGLDVVRRLLVRAAALLRPGGVLGIEHADVQGESLPALVRRHPAFTDVADNSDLADRPRFTTARRRKLAG from the coding sequence GTGGACACTCTCGCTCTGGGCCCGGTGCTGGCCGGTGCCGTCCGCCGGCTGACCGACGCCGGGGTGGCGTCACCGCGGTTCGACGCCGAGGAACTCGCCGCGTTCGTGCTCGGCGTCCCGCGGGGGAGGCTGTTGCTGGCGAGCTTCGACCGGGCCGCGGCCGCCCGCTACGACGAACTCGTCGCCGAACGCGCCCGGCGGGTGCCGCTGCAGCACCTCACCGGCCTGGCCGGGTTCCGCCACCTGGAGCTGGCGGTCGGGCCGGGGGTGTTCGTGCCCCGGCCGGAGACCGAGTTGCTGGCGGGCTGGGCCGTCGACCACGCGCCGGGCTCGGTCGTCGTCGACCTGTGCACCGGCTCCGGGGCGATCGCGCTGGCCGTGGCGAACGAGTGCCCGGACGCCACGGTCTACGGCGTGGAGCGCGAGGAGCTGGCACTGGCCTGGGCCCGGCGCAACGCCCAGACCCGCCACGCCGCCGGCGACCGGCCGATCACGTTGGTCCACGGCGACGCCACCTCGCCCGACGTGCTCGCCGAGCTCGACGGCACGGTCGACGTCGTCGTGACGAACCCGCCGTACGTGCCGGACGGTTCGACGGTCAGCCCGGAGGTGGCCGAGCACGATCCGGCCGCCGCGCTCTGGGGCGGCCCGGACGGTCTGGACGTCGTCCGCCGGTTGCTGGTGCGGGCCGCGGCGCTGCTCCGGCCCGGCGGGGTGCTGGGCATCGAGCACGCCGACGTGCAGGGCGAGTCGCTGCCGGCGCTGGTCCGGCGCCACCCGGCGTTCACCGACGTCGCCGACAACTCCGACCTCGCCGACCGTCCCCGCTTCACCACCGCGCGCCGCCGTAAGCTGGCCGGGTGA
- the rpmE gene encoding 50S ribosomal protein L31, with protein MKPDIHPQYVETQVVCSCGSTFTTRSTATGGQINADVCSQCHPFYTGKQKILDTGGRVARFERRFGKRQAAGASDK; from the coding sequence ATGAAGCCCGATATCCACCCGCAGTACGTCGAGACGCAGGTCGTCTGCTCGTGCGGGAGCACGTTCACCACGCGCAGCACCGCTACCGGCGGCCAGATCAACGCCGACGTGTGCTCGCAGTGCCACCCGTTCTACACGGGCAAGCAGAAGATCCTCGACACCGGTGGCCGCGTGGCTCGGTTCGAGCGCCGCTTCGGCAAGCGCCAGGCTGCCGGCGCGTCCGACAAGTAG
- a CDS encoding glycoside hydrolase family 16 protein, translated as MGRWVGLALVCALLAGCGTGRVPARESAMPTGDLAGWRRVLSDDFAGTRLSDRWLAYDGQPSGDPAGWFDPAHVTVSGGVLTIRGAYQKARKRWVTGGISTQRSLKQTYGKYEVRFRADRGRGIAYAFLLWPVDDSWPPEIDFAEDNGAGRDRLHGTVHAIGGSQIENSVAADFSQWHVVGVEWTPGRIAYTLDGKVWATIHDDRVPDQPMALALQSQAWYCGHTWQRCPDSTTPATVNLQVDWVVAYARRAP; from the coding sequence ATGGGGCGGTGGGTGGGTCTGGCGCTGGTCTGTGCCCTGCTCGCGGGGTGTGGGACGGGTCGGGTGCCCGCCCGCGAGAGCGCGATGCCGACGGGGGACCTGGCCGGCTGGCGCCGGGTCCTGAGCGACGACTTCGCCGGCACCCGGCTGAGCGACCGCTGGCTCGCCTACGACGGCCAGCCCTCGGGCGACCCGGCCGGCTGGTTCGACCCCGCCCACGTGACGGTCTCCGGCGGTGTGCTGACGATCCGCGGCGCGTACCAGAAGGCGCGTAAGCGGTGGGTCACCGGCGGCATCTCCACGCAGCGCAGCCTCAAGCAGACCTACGGCAAGTACGAGGTGCGGTTCCGCGCCGACCGCGGCCGGGGCATCGCCTACGCGTTCCTGCTCTGGCCGGTCGACGACAGTTGGCCGCCGGAGATCGACTTCGCCGAGGACAACGGCGCCGGCCGGGACCGGTTGCACGGCACCGTGCACGCGATCGGCGGCTCGCAGATCGAGAACTCGGTCGCGGCCGACTTCAGCCAGTGGCACGTCGTCGGCGTCGAGTGGACGCCGGGACGGATCGCGTACACGTTGGACGGGAAGGTCTGGGCCACTATCCACGACGACCGGGTACCGGACCAGCCGATGGCGCTCGCGCTGCAGAGCCAGGCCTGGTACTGCGGTCACACCTGGCAGCGTTGCCCGGATTCCACCACTCCGGCCACCGTCAATCTCCAGGTCGACTGGGTGGTGGCGTACGCGCGGCGCGCGCCCTGA
- the mptB gene encoding polyprenol phosphomannose-dependent alpha 1,6 mannosyltransferase MptB: MTTLSRLTWGGTAASVAIAVGVTRAGTAGGATPPDGPLALWRPDTHSPVGWAVCALFGLAALALVFLRLYRLAEARAVDVRTVATIAACWCAPMLVAPPVLSLDVWSYFAQGTMVGQGLDPYAYGPSLLGPGHVLDAVSPVWRDTPAPYGPLMLAALQGTAALSAGHISVAALLLRALVVLAVVAVAVLVTRLAPPEERALALTLVAANPLVVVHLVGGAHLDALLGLLAAVTIYAVRRRWYVVAALAAALAFSVKLPGILLIGYLLAHLVRQPVPVRRRVAAVVTIGVVVLGCSLLVPHGWGWLSAMDVPGRVRIYWAPASLVGSVVYLVTGGVASYTDTLALARSVVAAAGAIAIAALLWRAGAEPNWRRAGAFVGAALLVLASSGPVMHAWYVVWGGVLLAACAGTRARRWAVVLGAALCFSAVPDQLGGTLWSVLAVPLCLSVVVVDAVRTVFPATAPRWAPAEVAADTA, encoded by the coding sequence GTGACTACGCTGTCGAGGCTGACCTGGGGTGGAACGGCAGCGTCCGTGGCGATCGCGGTCGGTGTCACGCGGGCGGGCACCGCCGGTGGGGCGACGCCACCGGACGGGCCGCTCGCGCTCTGGCGCCCCGACACGCACAGCCCGGTGGGCTGGGCGGTGTGCGCGTTGTTCGGCCTCGCGGCGCTCGCGCTCGTCTTCCTCCGCCTCTACCGGCTCGCGGAGGCCCGCGCGGTCGACGTCCGGACGGTCGCCACGATCGCGGCCTGCTGGTGCGCGCCGATGCTGGTGGCACCGCCGGTGCTCAGCCTGGACGTCTGGTCGTACTTCGCCCAGGGCACGATGGTGGGCCAGGGCCTCGACCCGTACGCGTACGGGCCGTCGCTGCTCGGCCCCGGCCACGTGCTGGACGCGGTCTCGCCGGTCTGGCGCGACACCCCGGCGCCGTACGGGCCGCTCATGCTCGCGGCGTTGCAGGGCACGGCGGCGCTCTCGGCCGGGCACATCTCGGTGGCGGCGCTGCTCTTACGGGCGCTCGTGGTGCTCGCGGTCGTCGCGGTCGCGGTGCTCGTGACGCGGCTCGCGCCGCCGGAGGAGCGGGCGCTCGCGCTGACGCTCGTCGCGGCGAACCCGCTGGTCGTGGTGCACCTGGTCGGTGGTGCGCACCTCGACGCCCTGCTCGGCCTGCTGGCCGCGGTGACGATCTACGCCGTGCGGCGGCGCTGGTACGTGGTGGCCGCGCTGGCCGCCGCGCTCGCGTTCTCGGTGAAGCTGCCCGGGATCCTGCTGATCGGCTACCTGCTCGCCCACCTCGTGCGCCAGCCCGTCCCGGTGCGGCGCCGGGTCGCGGCCGTGGTCACGATCGGCGTCGTCGTGCTCGGGTGCTCGCTCCTGGTGCCGCACGGCTGGGGTTGGCTCAGCGCGATGGACGTGCCGGGGCGCGTGCGTATCTACTGGGCGCCGGCGTCGCTCGTCGGATCGGTGGTGTACCTCGTGACCGGAGGGGTCGCGAGCTACACCGACACGCTGGCGCTGGCCCGGTCCGTGGTCGCGGCGGCCGGGGCGATCGCGATCGCGGCGCTGCTCTGGCGGGCCGGCGCCGAACCGAACTGGCGCAGGGCCGGCGCGTTCGTCGGCGCCGCGCTGCTCGTGCTCGCGAGCTCGGGCCCGGTGATGCACGCCTGGTACGTGGTCTGGGGTGGCGTACTGCTCGCGGCCTGCGCCGGAACCCGCGCCCGCCGCTGGGCGGTGGTGCTCGGCGCCGCGCTCTGCTTCAGCGCGGTGCCCGACCAGCTCGGCGGCACGCTGTGGAGCGTGCTCGCCGTCCCGCTCTGTCTGTCGGTGGTCGTCGTCGACGCGGTGCGGACGGTGTTCCCGGCGACCGCACCCCGGTGGGCACCGGCCGAGGTGGCGGCCGACACGGCATAG
- the prfA gene encoding peptide chain release factor 1 gives MTDTRTDRLTSILEEYASLEQQLADPAVHADQGRARELGRRYAELGPVVATVREIEAVQGDLETARELAADDPAFAAEAEELAERLPALDAKLREQLLPRDPDDSKDVILEVKAGEGGEESALFAGDLLRMYLRYAEREGWKTEIIDATGSDLGGYKDVSVAVKSRPSADGGVWSRLKFEGGVHRVQRVPVTESAGRIHTSAAGVLVMPEAEEVDVTVDPNDLRIDVYRSSGPGGQSVNTTDSAVRITHLPTGIVVSCQNEKSQLQNKESALRILRARLLAAARADADAAASDARRSQVRTVDRSERVRTYNFPENRISDHRVNYKAYNLDQVLDGDLDGVLNALTEADNAARLAGAE, from the coding sequence ATGACCGACACCCGCACCGACCGGCTGACCTCGATCCTCGAGGAGTACGCCTCGCTCGAGCAGCAACTCGCCGACCCCGCGGTCCACGCCGACCAGGGCCGCGCGCGCGAGCTCGGACGCCGGTACGCCGAGCTGGGGCCGGTCGTGGCCACCGTCCGGGAGATCGAGGCGGTGCAGGGTGACCTGGAGACCGCCCGCGAGCTGGCCGCGGACGACCCGGCGTTCGCCGCCGAGGCCGAGGAGCTGGCCGAACGGCTCCCGGCGCTGGACGCGAAACTGCGTGAGCAGCTGCTGCCGCGCGACCCCGACGACAGCAAGGACGTCATCCTCGAGGTCAAGGCAGGGGAGGGCGGCGAGGAGTCCGCGCTCTTCGCCGGCGACCTGCTCCGGATGTACCTCCGCTACGCCGAGCGTGAGGGCTGGAAGACCGAGATCATCGACGCCACCGGCTCCGACCTGGGCGGATACAAGGACGTCTCGGTCGCGGTGAAGAGCCGTCCGAGCGCGGACGGCGGTGTCTGGTCGCGGCTGAAGTTCGAGGGCGGCGTCCACCGCGTGCAGCGGGTGCCGGTCACCGAGTCGGCGGGGCGCATCCACACGTCGGCCGCGGGCGTGCTGGTCATGCCGGAGGCCGAGGAGGTCGACGTCACGGTCGACCCGAACGACCTGCGGATCGACGTCTACCGGTCGTCCGGTCCGGGCGGGCAGAGCGTCAACACGACCGACTCGGCGGTGCGCATCACGCACCTCCCGACCGGCATCGTCGTCTCCTGTCAGAACGAGAAGTCCCAGCTGCAGAACAAGGAGTCGGCGCTGCGGATCCTGCGCGCGCGGCTGCTGGCCGCCGCCCGGGCCGACGCCGACGCCGCCGCGAGCGACGCCCGGCGTTCCCAGGTGCGTACGGTCGACCGCTCCGAGCGGGTGCGTACGTACAACTTCCCGGAGAACCGGATCTCCGACCACCGGGTCAACTACAAGGCCTACAACCTCGACCAGGTGCTCGACGGCGACCTGGACGGCGTGCTCAACGCGCTCACCGAGGCCGACAACGCGGCCCGCCTGGCCGGAGCCGAGTAA